One Vespa velutina chromosome 12, iVesVel2.1, whole genome shotgun sequence DNA window includes the following coding sequences:
- the LOC124953562 gene encoding protein unc-80 homolog isoform X3 — MERRRSINGSLNEHTLPIPVQMFLWRQLRPFIRMKLGKLHEASCTFCQHVPGHHEMKEACTSLEKVLVQNLHNDLTPSLSIILGAMPRWRLIQAALPYVLHATANLLHNRKDLQSLGAMETTLLYILHWILLDAAEECAEPDVDSGNPFHYLFSIPTMTLFVYLFAPLCNYLKDIDFKTNLRLENGLKIWTAMYECRHPDTPCFTAHCRVKPRVLWNRSFKFVQHHQMPDDVFVGGNSESPLSQSVVNTLTDQNNISQNVSQSVEKKQDEESPWVSSPKDTAFPETIPEENSGAEDEHVVIFRLSSLGESDRGIDGVKEVSTIFADETSIFHVAMGRSIGSSKSTLTIEKVTAISGLDSCRQYYRKPSQRASTEKEKEEKASKTEKEAEKEKSNSKTSGQHQSSPSDTSGQTADHILEVDIRAATFLDVAVLRCLFVSQWQEEGVYWALQFLYHRLRRINEESSVQQMPRRRSNSLPIPKIEVSIYQSPESKKKDVSKDFIEIPEVRDVSLLAGHDGESSHTRRASEKTKKRMKMADLKAFVETKILSKSEKALEKIGQEEHKMLFEQECHRSLDTGDDHLTRPTSTSSKIFEAKDVDHIKHPTNLIKGKSMPSLSCLINELTAGGYIGDTRIERKQGRFYSQSYTAPNPIITVTEHTPTPSPDYMKRQGSIDSQLDAIGMQGGKLDFERKPSLTRSQTDSNITYMSDEVPEAPGSGCYITKEGDIDYQVVLKAVNSIALRDNTCCTVRVCENILNLVELLMDMGVMKQCLRDESMGSNPGSGTGMEKTESVRRQDSPSTTNEQDRRHDSDGNHKPTAHNLLMNCVIRVLKHLGCPHGCSEGIHGPHADFCRSQGQTILGKLHRASFKQFSKFLKTMIREQPITEILDFFHAYVGFCVDPTSLLSPLNQKRGSNKSPDAASQGGYATNFGAGMMGGTVCSNVGTTATTAPHTTGTTTTAGSTNIASVNASYGTGSHGVRGIEGQIMNCVFKTLVTRFVNSTKELKSQENIGVYCDLRQFMTYVKEAHGGIFRRVALSGILDSTDRPNKRCNSKVQTTRVIRHIHQSDLEEHADIGGDTCYTVDDRGTRKFLFKKRSTSSTCASLLETELNEENTKISQSPLGNLRKKQHVLTPRQSERNLGIGESCLGSGKIRKSTRFQIGGIVNWFRKEYGRTDSTDSHESSESPTDGSFVRQPSLHYYGHHRNTSRTSRGVGHTLQKARRRMEDQWNKIGFGKSKKKESLEEPTGIYFSRRNSMELGEASRESEFVVLKERRLVPRTAIYDGMLRFSFLLETCQPGSVPDHHLMAAILDLPYAPVVARACLILECAHLVHQCNKGHWPTWMKLNFPMFRPSVPINNRNASSALRRIHVLQRTAGKLFYQWAEAIGARLEELLIEEKQNVDQVIAMVSDENKQRDLIIEDEEEDFLDEASINSYGSQCPVALRLVACILLLEVTAFLRETYQTLPKSNKLLTKERPPPWERMHSKEANRRWSVALSSMGHSQTSAQSLQSIAGDREVTAERKISFVLYEPDNESEGSSKSTVTIQGEEGPNVVDKDKGKRSQAPQGKPFLLRRGTGGTTTGSFKKRSLKLRRGTKEGKDTECEAYTVKRADSIQSKRKVSSLSDRSDTSEPGGLGGEVSGEESPGILSDDQPPESPSDSNETDETNKNFPWMKVLVQVSNSFNFYCSHQNFCHPFCHRRQMRASSRLIKSVRKIYGEEFGILNGTGMFDIDTEKKEDGKKEKRSRKVSEQTSTQVSPVKRKDSVGRKYKIEKNLESGSQSGRLYQRDSSKDLADQDSGDKGKESSKNIKGKGDAEAETPPILKYIKTQVKNAFHAPIATLVKGAVVMTEDLFVDVLPVAWELLLESNQEVAASAASLFIVAAVRAPNQASEIMNNGLQHSNSSVRINAILRFQVLWKLRYQVWPRMEEAAHMTFKVPPPGIEFTLPSPKIGIESLPVVDPPWMPQVKTKVEEVTINQERHRSLVTATKTRKKQQTELIKKALQAQDDKKREERENFLITTIPITVQAAYEPSPVGDDHDEGNVGDEDGAEAMPRNTQHHGQSALSLFPSSLCSAIVQIINLLDNAAVSDDGNAVYEVAYQVIWGCLVEDSALFLRYVLERLTRDKQELMFKILRHLIRFVPKLPQQAAFALYNYIIGYVMFYVRSPHEEGQKLIGTALSILWMVVHSVHGIMFKDLKQILRKEQCDASILLTANVPSAKKIIVHGPQDPDATGIPSQFPVQEDTQFCQILRESLDFFGIEEPKHKEYFLVDYKTHQIHNPSSYVRDYYFFKRSQYPQIELVHMKPEDAFNALQRQELVHKFVEIGKVLLTWAILKNVDMVVQRVVFLHEELMKLPSFPRKALEADLDLYKGGEIGRELLGLDVMHKFMWVRLIARMFEAMAGNFAYSGDIHLFLNVLNGAVILHSEDSCILRYVIATYINAAHNFKNIFSTNGYLLIMPTLLQLYATHQANKLVTTTVEYAVKQFYLMNRKPFILQMFGSVSTILDTDETSVHGEAHKVPSTCLFNLLLSLETPSPDPLNIGELVKEEKPLKAIDFCYHDENEMVTVLDCISLCVMVIAYAADSIRGQQMLIILEAILPCYVQQIQSPTYNKEGKTEKEIINQLAIAVKTLVNNSEALTKYYNGPQKSSPEHKGSSQRNYGKGPYSPGCVDFEDETHPTKGQAHIEHSKVRNFYDRDDDAESSHKNEFRRPRDTLLNMVSEFVARSSVRLTELNKKSQDGKTIELLDSKCHVRLADIAHSLLKISPYDSGTMGCRGLRRYMNDVLPSTEWSNDDMRPALTIILRRLDKTFSKIHKKASIRRNTDWTAASDLLKGVYETLARCPYIAHFQYLKTLLSTCQSLIIGDTPAEDVTSASSAALMSKIPPQYFCSTVLRLIALHVISLGEGYSLENVCNGQAMFSNQTKTENMLLNLLIPLFLRVGTGRKDVPKLRQTDISFALTAVLNTLWPPTTKTIPLTVQTLKTTTDARPGSLTFAARDSKTLTKTSLTLYQVAFLALKIMTICFETELKIEWPKILRTMRLLNKRNEASIYLWNFIEFVVTHRTALYIQMLPFIVHKVGQTPISDHERTMHSIIREKINGNATTVPKSRGTLLTDLIHELKDLKEEIENRRFDELQPEPKRSVADMHATEGQPRTQRPSLLIELLTGDLGSRTHMNRTPAETPISHSAVSQSIPHSALQTGHSSSAVKISAPMQIYTPSNGTQIARGSISSASIGSSTLRETNDMAIGELNGERQAPTDRSQPSSTSDERNHVKPHPILLHQKAPKLRFVSSVEYRNSSGETVMSQLSPSSPNEDSSGESRPDRPRLQRSMGQSKRTFRLRKSRKSHVEMKQEQKDMPSNHSTVQAPLTPAMEPSVFSIPSDSSSIRSRRSLSIRQSDGDRGNNMDQQQFHALQLQNYHHHYRHHHLHPQMSDVSWDEDTSSTSGYRESYSMHLESVNNTRAQPPLASPDLNDIPSTSSTTTNYMAFDGSSPDCSINGSNGEKTMSQHSLLMVFPNQDEDTLI, encoded by the exons ATGGAAAGACGTAGATCCATCAATGGGAGCCTCAATGAGCATACTCTACCTATTCCAGTGCAGATGTTCCTCTGGCGACAGTTAAG GCCTTTCATACGAATGAAACTTGGAAAATTACATGAAGCATCCTGCACg TTCTGTCAACACGTGCCAGGCCATCAC gAGATGAAGGAAGCCTGCACG TCTCTAGAGAAAGTGTTGGTCCAAAATCTCCACAATGATCTGACGCCGTCTTTGAGCATAATATTGGGCGCGATGCCACGTTGGCGTTTGATTCAGGCAGCACTACCATACGTTCTCCACGCGACAGCCAATCTTTTGCACAATAG GAAGGATCTTCAAAGTCTCGGTGCAATGGAAACGACACTTCTTTATATCCTTCATTGGATCTTACTTGATGCCGCCGAGGAATGTGCCGAACCCGACGTCGATTCAGGAAATCCTTTCCATTATTTATTCTCGATACCGACGATGACG CTGTTCGTCTATCTCTTCGCTCCGCTCTGCAATTATTTAAAGGACATCGATTTCAAGACAAATTTGCGACTGGAAAACGGTTTAAAGATATGGACTGCGATGTACGAATGTCGGCATCCCGATACACCCTGCTTCACGGCCCATTGCCGGGTAAAGCCTCGTGTATTGTGGAATCGTTCTTTTAAATTCGTTCAACATCATCAAATGCCGGACGATGTTTTCGTCGGTGGAA ACAGCGAGAGCCCACTCAGTCAATCGGTGGTTAATACGTTGACCGAtcagaataatatttctcagAATGTTTCTCAGAGTGTGGAGAAAAAGCAGGACGAGGAA AGTCCTTGGGTATCTTCGCCAAAGGATACTGCATTTCCGGAAACAATACCCGAAGAGAATTCAGGTGCCGAAGATGAACACGTG GTTATATTCAGATTGTCGTCACTGGGCGAGTCCGATAGAGGAATCGACGGGGTAAAAGAAGTGTCAACTATATTCGCC GATGAAACCAGCATATTTCACGTTGCCATGGGTAGAAGTATCGGTTCATCGAAATCTACCCTTACGATAGAGAAAGTAACAGCAATTTCCGGATTGGATAGTTGCAGGCAATATTACAGGAAGCCCTCTCAAAGAGCGAG TacggaaaaggagaaagaagaaaaggcatctaagacggagaaagaggcggaaaaagagaaaagtaattcAAAAACGTCGGGTCAACATCAAAGCTCGCCGTCCGATACGTCAGGTCAGACGGCTGATCATATTCTCGAGGTTGATATTCGGGCAGCAACGTTTCTCGACGTAGCTGTTCTTAGATGTCTCTTCGTATCTCAATGGCAAGAAGAAGGAGTATATTGGGCCTTGCAGTTTTTATATCATCG ATTGCGTAGGATAAATGAGGAGAGTTCGGTGCAACAGATGCCTCGTCGACGTAGTAACTCCTTGCCAATACCAAAGATCGAGGTCTCTATTTATCAGAGTCCCgagagcaaaaagaaagacgtTTCGAAAGATTTCATAGAGATTCCAGAAGTACGAGATGTTTCTTTGCTGGCgg GTCACGACGGAGAGTCAAGCCATACGAGACGTGCTAgcgaaaagacgaaaaaacgTATGAAAATGGCCGATCTCAAAGCTTTCGTCGAGACAAAGATATTGTCAAAATCGGAGAAAGCCCTTGAAAAGATTGGTCAGGAAGAGCACAAGATGCTATTCGAACAG GAATGTCACAGGAGCCTTGATACGGGTGACGACCACTTGACGAGACCAACATCAACGAGTTCGAAAATCTTCGAAGCGAAAGACGTCGATCATATAAAGCATCCaactaatttaattaaaggaAAGAGCATGCCAAGTTTGAG CTGCTTGATTAACGAGCTGACCGCGGGAGG GTACATTGGTGACACGCGTATCGAGAGGAAACAAGGTCGATTTTATAGTCAATCCTACACCGCACCAAACCCTATCATCACCGTCACGGAACACACGCCTACTCCGTCACCAGATTATATGAAACGTCAG ggATCGATCGACAGTCAATTGGATGCTATCGGTATGCAAGGTGGGAAATTGGACTTTGAGAGAAAGCCTAGCCTAACGAGATCTCAAACGGATTCTAATATAACTTATATGAGCGACGAGGTGCCAGAAGCTCCTGGTTCAGGTTGTTACATCACTAAAGAGGGTGACATCGATTACCAAGTGGTCTTGAAG gccGTTAATTCGATCGCATTGCGTGACAATACCTGTTGCACGGTTCGCGTCtgcgaaaatattttaaacctCGTTGAACTCTTAATGGACATGGGAGTGATGAAGCAATGTCTTAGAGACGAGTCTATGGGTAGTAATCCCG GTTCGGGCACGGGAATGGAGAAAACGGAATCCGTACGAAGGCAGGACTCTCCCTCAACGACGAACGAACAAGATCGTAGGCACGATTCCGATGGGAACCACAAACCAACCGCCCATAATCTTTTAATGAACTGCGTTATCAGAGTACTGAAGCATTTGGGTTGCCCGCACGGATGCTCCGAGGGAATACACGGACCACACGCGGACTTTTGTCGTTCTCAGGGACAAACGATATTGGGAAAATTACATCGAGCGAGTTTCAAGCAATTTTCCAAGTTCCTCAAGACAATGATACGCGAACAACCGATCACGGAAATCCTAGACTTTTTTCATGCTTACGTTGGCTTCTGCGTCGATCCAACTTCCTTGTTATCTCCGCTGA ATCAGAAACGAGGCTCCAACAAGTCACCGGACGCGGCATCTCAAGGTGGGTACGCGACGAATTTTGGCGCCGGTATGATGGGCGGCACCGTTTGTAGTAACGTTGGTACTACCGCGACTACTGCGCCTCACACAACAGGAACGACGACAACTGCAGGAAGTACAAATATCGCATCGGTAAACGCATCCTACGGGACAGGTAGCCACGGCGTTCGCGGAATCGAGGGCCAAATAATGAATTGCGTTTTCAAGACCCTCGTTACTCGCTTCGTAAACTCTACGAAAGAATTAAAGTCCCAAGAAAATATTGGGGTTTATTGCGATCTGAGGCAATTCATGACTTATGTTAAGGAGGCTCACGGTGGTATATTTCGGCGTGTGGCCTTGAGCGGCATTTTAGATTCCACCGATCGTCCCAACAAGCGTTGCAATAGCAAGGTTCAAACAACACGCGTCATCAGGCACATACACCAATCCGATTTGGAGGAGCACGCGGATATTGGTGGCGATACCTGTTACACGGTAGACGACAGAGGCAccagaaaatttcttttcaagaaGAGGAGTACTTCCTCGACTTGCGCA AGCCTACTTGAAACTGAATTGAACGAGGAGAATACGAAAATAAGCCAGAGCCCATTGGGGAATTTGCGTAAGAAACAGCACGTATTGACGCCTAGACAGAGCGAACGCAACTTAGGAATCGGAGAATCCTGTTTAGGATCAGGAAAAATACGAAAGTCAACTCGCTTTCAAATCGGTGGTATCG TGAATTGGTTTCGAAAGGAGTACGGTAGGACAGATTCCACGGACAGTCATGAAAGCAGCGAGTCACCCACGGACGGTAGTTTCGTAAGACAACCGAGTCTACATTATTACGGGCATCACCGTAATACGTCACGAACTAGTCGCGG GGTTGGACATACCCTACAAAAGGCAAGGCGCCGAATGGAAGATCAATGGAATAAAATCGGTTTTGGTAAGagcaagaaaaaggaaagtttaGAAGAGCCAACCGGTATCT ATTTTAGCAGAAGAAATTCCATGGAATTGGGCGAAGCTTCGAGGGAATCAGAATTTGTcgttttgaaagaaagaagattagTACCTCGCACGGCCATCTACGACGGGATGCTGAGGTTTTCTTTCCTATTGGAAACGTGCCAACCTGGCTCCGTACCCGATCACCATTTGATGGCAGCTATATTGGACCTA CCTTACGCGCCAGTAGTCGCCCGTGCCTGTTTGATATTGGAATGCGCCCACCTCGTTCATCAGTGTAACAAAGGGCATTGGCCAACGTGGATGAAATTGAACTTTCCCATGTTCCGACCGTCGGTGCcaattaataatcgtaatgCATCGTCAGCACTTAGGCGAATCCACGTACTCCAGAGAACAGcgggaaaattattttatcagtgGGCGGag GCAATAGGCGCGAGACTGGAGGAATTATTGATCGAGGAAAAGCAGAATGTCGATCAGGTAATAGCAATGGTTTCCGATGAAAACAAGCAACGCGATTTAATCATcgaagacgaagaggaggaTTTCCTTGACGAAGCTAGCATAAATAGCTATGGATCGCAGTGTCCTGTGGCATTGCGCCTTGTCGCTTGTATACTTCTATTGGAGGTAACGGCCTTTCTTAGGGAAACCTATCAGACGTTACCAAAGTCCAATAAGCTATTAACGAAGGAACGACCGCCACCTTGGGAGCGAATGCATAGCAAAGAGGCAAATCGAAGATGGAGCGTAGCCCTCTCGTCGATGGGCCACTCTCAAACGTCCGCCCAAAGTCTTCAATCGATAGCTGGCGATCGCGAAGTGACCG CCGAACGCAAGATCAGCTTCGTTCTTTATGAGCCTGACAACGAGTCGGAAGGAAGTAGCAAATCTACAGTGACGATTCAGGGTGAGGAAGGACCGAACGTTGTTGATAAGGATAAGGGCAAGCGGTCTCAGGCGCCACAGGGTAAGCCATTTTTATTGCGCCGTGGTACCGGGGGTACCACTACTGGTTCATTTAAGAAGAGGAGCTTAAAACTACGCCGTGGGACCAAAGAGGGCAAGGACACCGAGTGCGAAGCAT ATACGGTTAAACGGGCCGATTCGATAcaatcgaagagaaaagtgaGTTCATTGTCCGACAGAAGCGACACCTCCGAGCCCGGTGGTTTAGGCGGAGAGGTCAGCGGGGAGGAGTCACCCGGTATTTTAAGCGACGATCAGCCCCCGGAAAGCCCTAGCGACAGTAATGAAACAGACGAaaccaataaaaattttccttgGATGAAGGTGCTCGTGCAAGTTtcgaattcttttaatttttattgctcCCATCAAAACTTTTGCCATCCATTTTGCCATCGCCGTCAAATGCGTGCCAGCAGCAGACTGATCAAATCCGTAAGGAAGATTTACGGCGAGGAATTTGGGATACTCAATGGTACGGGTATGTTCGACATCGATaccgagaaaaaagaggacggcaagaaagagaaacgaagccGCAAGGTATCCGAGCAGACTAGCACCCAAGTGTCGCCCgtcaaaagaaaagacagcGTAGGACGGAAGTACAA AATCGAGAAGAATCTCGAGTCGGGATCACAGTCGGGTCGATTGTATCAAAGGGACTCGTCTAAGGACCTGGCGGATCAAGACTCTGGGGATAAAGGGAAGGAATCGTCGAAAAATATCAAGGGAAAAGGAGATGCCGAAGCTGAGACACCACCGATCCTGAAGTACATTAAGACACAAGTAAAAAATGCTTTTCACGCCCCTATAGCGACTCTGGTAAAAGGTGCGGTTGTTATGACCGAAGATCTGTTTGTCGACGTTCTACCGGTCGCGTGGGAACTCCTTTTGGAATCCAATCAAGAAGTGGCGGCTTCCGCTGCGTCCCTTTTTATAGTAGCGGCTGTAAGAGCGCCGAATCAGGCCAGCGAAATAATGAACAATGGTCTTCAACACAGTAATTCGTCGGTGCGAATAAATGCTATATTGAGATTTCAAGTATTGTGGAAATTGCGTTATCAGGTCTGGCCTAGAATGGAAGAGGCGGCCCATATGACTTTCAAAGTTCCACCGCCAGGGATAGAATTTACCTTGCCATCTCCGAAAATTGGAATTGAGTCTTTACCAGTTGTCGATCCACCTTGGATGCCTCAAGTTAAAACGAAGGTCGAAGAGGTCACCATCAATCAGGAGCGTCAC AGATCATTGGTTACGGCGACTAAAACACGAAAGAAACAGCAGACCGAGTTAATAAAGAAAGCTCTACAGGCGCAAGAcgataagaagagagaggaaagggaaaatTTTCTGATAACAACGATACCGATTACCGTTCAAGCAGCCTACGAACCTAGTCCGGTGGGGGATGATCATGACGAAG GTAACGTTGGAGATGAGGACGGTGCTGAGGCGATGCCAAGAAATACTCAGCATCATGGTCAATCAGCTCTGTCATTGTTTCCATCCTCTTTGTGTTCCGCTATcgttcaaataataaatttattggatAACGCCGCCGTGTCCGACGATGGGAACGCTGTTTATGAAGTTGCGTATCAG gtGATCTGGGGATGTCTTGTAGAAGATAGTGCGCTCTTCCTTCGTTACGTTTTGGAACGCCTTACAAGGGATAAGCAAGAATTGATGTTTAAAATTCTACGACATCTTATTAGATTTGTCCCAAAGCTACCGCAGCAAGCAGCGTTTGCTTTGTACAATTACATTATAGGTTATGTGATGTTCTACGTTCGTTCACCTCACGAGGAAGGCCAGAAATTGATCGGCACTGCTCTATCTATTTTATGGATG GTCGTCCACAGTGTACACGGTATAATGTTCAAAGATCTCAAACAAATCCTTCGCAAAGAACAATGCGACGCTTCGATTTTGCTAACCGCAAACGTTCCTTCGGCAAAAAAGATTATTGTTCACGGTCCCCAGGATCCTGACGCTACTGGTATACCGTCCCAATTTCCGGTACAGGAAGACACACAGTTTTGTCAGATACTCCGGGAATCGTTGGATTTTTTTGGAATCGAAGAGCCAAAGCACAAAGAATACTTCCTTGTAGATTATAAAACAc ATCAGATACACAATCCATCGTCGTACGTTCGggattattacttttttaaaagatctCAGTATCCACAAATTGAATTGGTTCATATGAAACCAGAAGATGCATTTAATGCGCTTCAGCGACAAGAGCTTGTTCACAAGTTCGTCGAAATTGGTAAAGTTCTATTGACATGGGCAATATTGAAGAACGTTGACATGGTCGTACAAAGAGTCGTATTTCTGCACGAGGAACTTATGAAATTACCATCGTTTCCTAGAAAAGCTTTGGAAGCAGATTTGGATCTTTATAAGGGTGGTGAGATAGGCAga GAGCTACTTGGATTAGACGTGATGCACAAATTCATGTGGGTTAGACTGATAGCCAGGATGTTCGAGGCAATGGCCGGGAACTTTGCTTACTCCGGGGACATCCATTTATTCCTCAACGTGTTAAACGGCGCCGTTATCCTTCATAGCGAGGACTCGTGCATTTTACGATACGTTATCGCCACCTACATAAATGCCGcgcataattttaaaaatatattttcaacaaatGGCTATCTCTTGATAATGCCAACGTTGCTGCAATTGTACGCGACTCATCAAGCTAACAAATTGGTAACAACTACGGTAGAATACGCCGTTAAGCAATTTTACTTGATGAACAGAAAACCGTTTATCCTTCAAATGTTTGGAAGCGTATCGACGATATTGGATACCGACGAGACAAGTGTCCACGGAGAAGCTCacaaa GTACCCTCGACGTGTCTGTTCAACCTTTTATTGAGTTTGGAAACGCCATCGCCCGATCCTTTAAATATCGGAGAACTTGTCAAGGAAGAGAAGCCTTTAAAAGCTATTGACTTTTGTTATCACGACGAGAATGAAATGGTTACTGTACTAGATTGCATATCACTCTGTGTCATGGTTATTGCTTATGCCGCGGACTCCATTCGGGGACAACAAATGCTT ATAATATTAGAAGCAATATTGCCGTGTTACGTCCAACAAATTCAATCTCCTACTTACAACAAGGAAGGAAAaaccgaaaaagaaataattaatcaattggCTATAGCGGTTAAAACGTTGGTTAATAATTCGGAGGCACTAACTAA ATATTACAACGGACCACAAAAGTCAAGCCCCGAACACAAGGGATCCAGTCAAAGAAATTATGGTAAAGGTCCTTACTCGCCGGGTTGCGTAGATTTTGAGGACGAAACGCATCCCACAAAGGGCCAAGCCCACATCGAACATTCGAAAGTGCGAAATTTCTACGATCGCGACGACGATGCCGAGAGTTcgcataaaaatgaatttaggAGACCGCGCGATACTTTACTCAATATGGTGAGCGAATTCGTTGCCCGTTCTTCCGTACGCTTGACCGAGTTGAATAAAAAGTCTCAAGATGGTAAAACGATCGAGTTACTCGACTCAAAATGTCACGTG CGATTAGCTGATATTGCCCATAgccttttaaaaatttcccCTTACGATTCTGGAACGATGGGATGCCGTGGTTTAAGGAGATACATGAACGACGTTTTACCATCCACCGAATGGTCAAACGACGACATGAGACCAGCATTGACAATTATTTTACGTAGACTTGACAAGACCTTCAGCAAGATACATAAAAAGGCGTCGATCAGACGAAATACCGACTGGACCGCGGCCAGCGATCTTTTGAAAGGCGTTTATGAGACCCTCGCAAGGTGCCCCTATATAGCGCACTTTCAATATTTGAAAACTCTACTGAGTACATGTCAG TCTCTAATTATCGGCGATACTCCTGCCGAAGACGTAACCTCTGCATCATCGGCCGCTTTAATGAGTAAAATACCCCCGCAATATTTTTGTTCAACTGTCTTACGTCTAATAGCGTTACATGTGATTTCTCTTGGCGAGGGTTATTCTTTGGAAAATGTTTGTAACGGCCAAGCTATGTTTTCCAATCAGACAAAGACGGAGAATATGCTACTCAATCTATTGATACCATTATTCTTGCGCGTTGGAACCGGGCGAAAAG ATGTTCCAAAATTGAGACAGACGGATATAAGTTTTGCGTTAACAGCGGTACTGAATACCCTATGGCCTCCGACTACGAAGACAATACCATTAACCGTTCAGACGTTAAAAACCACTACGGATGCAAGACCCGGTAGTTTAACGTTTGCAGCAAGAGATTCGAAAACGTTAACTAAAACGTCATTAACTTTGTATCAGGTTGCCTTCTTAG CCCTTAAGATTATGACAATATGCTTTGAAACTGAATTGAAGATCGAATGGCCAAAGATCTTGCGTACCATGCGCTTGCTAAACAAACGAAATGAGGCTTCCATATACTTGTGGAACTTTATAGAATTCGTCGTTACTCACCGGACGGCCCTATATATCCAAATGTTGCCATTCATTGTCCACAAGGTTGGTCAAACGCCTATTTCCGATCACGAAAGAACTATGCATAGTATCATACGTGAGAAAATCAACGGCAATGCTACGACCGTGCCTAAATCTCGTGGAACTCTCCTGACAGATCTAATTCACGAGCTGAAGGATTTGAAAGAGGAAATAGAAAATCGGCGATTCG ATGAACTACAACCGGAGCCAAAACGAAGCGTCGCGGATATGCATGCGACCGAGGGTCAACCTCGTACACAGAGACCATCTTTACTGATTGAACTATTAACCGGCGATTTGGGATCTCGAACTCACATGAATCGGACCCCAGCGGAAACTCCGATATCTCATTCGGCCGTATCTCAATCGATACCTCATTCCGCTCTACAAACGGGCCACTCGAGTAGCGCTGTTAAGATATCAGCACCTATGCAAATATATACCCCGTCGAATGGTACACAGATTGCTCGTG GATCTATTTCGAGTGCCAGCATAGGATCTTCGACATTGCGCGAGACAAATGACATGGCCATCGGAGAATTAAATGGCGAACGACAAGCACCCACAG